The Parachlamydiales bacterium genome has a segment encoding these proteins:
- a CDS encoding RluA family pseudouridine synthase produces the protein MKEKITLLDALIIKFPDCTKTTVRDWIKQGRIAVDKTVVKIPSQEVDSGQDISLLPPRRKIDDAILPTCRIIFEDPHIVVVEKKSGSLSVETDKSSLSSVHSDLKQRYHPNKVFVVHRLDQGTSGLMVFARTQTAFTHLKGQLEKRSMHREYIAIVKGKPKEPVGTWHTRVFEDKNFHVHVIQNPNEGEEAITHYETLAYRNPYTVIRAKLETGKKNQIRVHCQHAGIPIVGDDRYGGDMGSTKRLLLHAYTLELDHPINRKKLVFYSPIPRVFPYFVPAKQWILPPMTLEPIA, from the coding sequence ATGAAAGAAAAAATTACCCTTTTAGATGCCCTAATTATAAAATTTCCCGACTGTACTAAAACTACTGTACGGGATTGGATCAAACAGGGAAGGATTGCAGTAGATAAGACCGTCGTAAAAATCCCTTCCCAAGAAGTAGATTCCGGCCAAGACATCTCCCTTCTACCACCGCGTAGAAAGATTGATGACGCTATTCTTCCCACCTGCAGAATAATTTTTGAAGACCCCCATATTGTAGTCGTCGAAAAAAAATCTGGATCGCTAAGTGTAGAGACAGATAAAAGCTCCCTCTCTAGTGTTCACAGTGACCTCAAGCAACGCTATCACCCAAACAAAGTCTTTGTCGTCCATCGCCTGGACCAGGGTACTTCAGGCCTGATGGTTTTTGCACGTACACAAACAGCCTTCACTCACCTGAAAGGACAGCTGGAAAAACGCTCGATGCATCGTGAATATATCGCTATCGTCAAAGGAAAACCCAAAGAACCGGTCGGAACATGGCACACAAGAGTTTTCGAAGATAAAAATTTCCATGTTCACGTCATTCAAAACCCCAACGAAGGCGAAGAAGCAATCACTCACTATGAAACGCTAGCCTACCGCAACCCTTATACCGTCATCCGCGCAAAATTAGAGACAGGCAAAAAAAACCAAATACGGGTACACTGTCAACATGCAGGAATACCTATCGTCGGGGATGATCGCTACGGAGGAGATATGGGAAGCACAAAAAGATTACTGCTGCACGCCTACACTTTAGAACTTGATCACCCCATCAACCGTAAAAAATTAGTATTCTATTCCCCTATTCCACGTGTGTTCCCTTACTTTGTCCCTGCTAAACAATGGATATTACCGCCCATGACTTTGGAACCTATCGCATGA
- a CDS encoding NADP-dependent oxidoreductase has protein sequence MTKMKAVHFNEYNAPLELSEIAKPEPKPFEVLIRVAYAGINPVDYKIYEGLKTRLPSKLPIIPGWDVSGEIEAVGSEVENLKVGDAVMAFCRKPIIQNGTYAEYVTFFAEHVVKKPSNITFAQAATVPLVTLTAWQALFDAGHLHQGQKVLIQAGAGGVGGYAIQFAKYAGAQVVTTARKENHDYVKQLGADFAIDYTQGSVAERVKKWAPKGVDVAFEMIGGKSMEETLLSVKPGGYVATILEQVDPEAAAKAEVYYGYVFVRPCGMQLSKIAELIQINRIKVPEVQEFSLAQFNEALESQKSGRTGGKIVLRVRDIK, from the coding sequence ATGACAAAGATGAAGGCTGTTCATTTCAATGAATACAATGCGCCCTTAGAACTCTCAGAAATTGCTAAGCCTGAACCTAAACCTTTTGAAGTTCTCATCCGCGTTGCGTATGCAGGCATCAACCCTGTCGATTATAAAATTTATGAAGGTCTTAAAACTCGCTTACCTTCAAAACTTCCCATTATTCCCGGTTGGGATGTGTCGGGCGAAATAGAGGCTGTGGGTTCGGAGGTTGAAAACCTAAAAGTGGGCGATGCTGTCATGGCATTTTGCCGCAAACCTATTATTCAAAACGGAACGTATGCAGAATATGTGACTTTTTTTGCTGAGCACGTGGTGAAGAAACCCTCCAATATCACTTTCGCACAAGCCGCTACTGTCCCTTTGGTAACTTTGACAGCATGGCAGGCTTTATTCGATGCAGGACATTTACATCAGGGTCAAAAAGTTCTTATACAAGCAGGTGCAGGAGGAGTAGGAGGCTATGCCATTCAATTTGCTAAGTACGCAGGCGCACAGGTTGTTACTACAGCACGCAAAGAAAACCACGACTATGTCAAACAGTTAGGCGCAGATTTTGCAATTGACTATACTCAGGGCAGTGTAGCGGAACGTGTTAAGAAATGGGCTCCTAAAGGTGTTGACGTTGCCTTTGAAATGATCGGCGGAAAATCCATGGAAGAAACTTTGCTGTCAGTCAAACCTGGCGGTTATGTTGCGACGATATTAGAGCAGGTAGATCCCGAAGCTGCAGCCAAAGCGGAGGTATATTATGGGTATGTATTTGTGCGTCCTTGCGGTATGCAACTTTCAAAAATCGCTGAACTAATCCAAATTAATCGTATTAAAGTTCCTGAGGTTCAGGAGTTTAGTTTGGCTCAATTTAATGAAGCTTTAGAGAGTCAAAAATCTGGCCGCACAGGCGGCAAAATAGTTCTTAGAGTCCGTGACATTAAGTAA
- a CDS encoding DUF692 domain-containing protein: MKQYPIPNLGIGVGLRIPHYDDILTHLPPIDWFEIISENFMVEGGKPLYYLDKILEHYPVVQHGVNLGIGNPAPLDFDYLKKLKGLARRTKTPWISDHLCWGRLPGAHFHDLLPLPYTQEVINYVAERARIVQDYLELPFALENLSSYVAFHDDSMPEWEFYSAIVEKADVYMMLDVNNIYVSSRNHNYNPYEYCNNIPMERVLQIHLAGHNDLGTHIVDTHDNYVCDDVWKLYAHVYPRTRGVATLLEWDDNFLSFEDTWKEALKAKEFQREITYTAIA; the protein is encoded by the coding sequence ATGAAGCAGTATCCTATCCCAAACCTAGGCATTGGCGTAGGTTTGAGAATTCCTCATTACGATGACATCCTTACCCATCTTCCACCTATAGATTGGTTTGAAATTATCAGTGAAAATTTTATGGTGGAAGGTGGGAAGCCCCTATACTATCTTGACAAAATCCTAGAACATTATCCTGTTGTACAACACGGCGTCAACTTAGGCATCGGCAACCCTGCTCCTTTAGATTTTGACTACCTCAAAAAACTAAAAGGTCTCGCCCGCAGAACAAAAACACCTTGGATTTCCGACCACCTCTGCTGGGGGAGACTCCCGGGAGCCCATTTTCACGACCTTCTCCCCCTTCCCTACACACAAGAAGTCATAAATTATGTCGCAGAGCGTGCCCGCATAGTACAAGATTATCTGGAACTGCCCTTTGCGCTGGAGAATCTATCTTCCTATGTCGCTTTCCATGACGACTCTATGCCTGAATGGGAATTCTACTCCGCTATCGTCGAAAAAGCTGATGTCTACATGATGCTCGACGTCAATAATATCTATGTGTCCAGCCGCAATCATAACTACAACCCTTACGAATACTGCAACAATATTCCTATGGAAAGGGTACTGCAAATCCATCTTGCAGGGCATAACGACTTAGGAACCCATATCGTAGATACCCACGATAACTACGTTTGCGATGATGTATGGAAACTTTACGCACACGTCTACCCCCGCACTCGCGGCGTAGCAACGCTCCTAGAATGGGATGACAATTTCCTATCCTTCGAAGACACCTGGAAAGAAGCGCTTAAAGCCAAAGAATTCCAAAGAGAAATCACCTATACAGCCATTGCATGA
- the rsmD gene encoding 16S rRNA (guanine(966)-N(2))-methyltransferase RsmD encodes MLQIIAGIFKNRRLAVPKGTTTRPTSALVRAAVFNILQNHIEGTHVLDLCAGSGAMGFEALSRGAASVNFVEKDRGAALCIKENITLLKVENTAKVVQSNALSALSYYAKTQAKFDLIYIDPPYEHMALALNCIQLIDEFQLLSPQGWLIMESGQKQLPPPLIHLSLEDTRSYGKSYLLFLRPSKQL; translated from the coding sequence ATGCTGCAAATTATAGCCGGAATATTCAAAAATAGGCGATTGGCCGTTCCTAAAGGAACTACAACACGCCCAACATCTGCCCTAGTCCGAGCAGCTGTATTCAACATCCTTCAAAACCATATCGAAGGCACCCATGTTTTAGACCTGTGTGCAGGTTCGGGTGCTATGGGGTTTGAAGCACTTAGCCGCGGAGCCGCAAGTGTAAATTTTGTTGAAAAAGATAGAGGAGCTGCACTCTGCATCAAGGAAAATATCACCTTGTTAAAAGTAGAAAACACAGCAAAAGTTGTGCAATCAAATGCCCTTTCCGCATTAAGCTATTACGCCAAAACTCAAGCCAAATTCGACCTTATTTACATTGATCCTCCTTACGAACATATGGCTCTAGCTTTAAACTGCATTCAACTTATCGATGAATTCCAACTCCTCTCTCCCCAAGGATGGCTAATCATGGAGAGCGGCCAAAAACAACTTCCTCCACCTTTGATACATCTTTCCCTAGAAGATACCCGCTCTTACGGCAAATCTTACCTGCTCTTTCTAAGACCTAGCAAACAACTGTAG
- a CDS encoding MBL fold metallo-hydrolase, which yields MFIFPLVCPPIDTNAYVIGCKVTKHAAIIDPGMGSFEFTRTFLEKQGYTLKMVLCTHSHWDHIAEAARFQEECGVPIYVHKEDAFNLIHPGQDGLPFPFPIQECTPNHLMNDGDQISLGELTLQVIHTPGHSRGGVCFYFPNENVLFSGDTLFKGTMGKVSFPTSDPMKMKGSLIRLSQLPKITRVYPGHGPETTIGQETWINKL from the coding sequence ATGTTTATCTTTCCTTTAGTTTGTCCCCCTATAGATACCAATGCCTATGTCATAGGCTGTAAAGTTACTAAGCATGCTGCGATCATTGATCCTGGCATGGGCTCTTTTGAATTTACGCGCACTTTTCTGGAGAAACAGGGATATACCTTGAAGATGGTGCTTTGTACCCATTCACATTGGGATCATATTGCAGAAGCAGCGCGATTTCAGGAGGAATGCGGTGTTCCCATTTATGTCCATAAAGAGGATGCGTTTAATCTTATTCATCCCGGACAGGATGGCCTTCCTTTCCCTTTTCCTATTCAAGAATGTACTCCTAATCATCTAATGAATGACGGCGATCAAATCTCATTAGGAGAGTTAACACTTCAGGTTATACACACCCCAGGTCATTCTAGGGGAGGAGTTTGCTTTTATTTTCCTAACGAAAATGTTCTTTTTTCAGGCGATACCTTATTTAAGGGGACTATGGGGAAAGTCTCCTTTCCAACTTCAGATCCTATGAAGATGAAGGGCTCTCTTATAAGACTATCTCAGCTGCCTAAAATTACACGAGTTTATCCTGGGCATGGTCCGGAGACCACAATTGGCCAGGAAACCTGGATTAATAAATTATAG
- a CDS encoding DNA-binding domain-containing protein: MTEQPTPPKQLKELQYWFGSIIARPVDMDNNINPHTPSGGTIEQEAAHYILPSLTLEPHQRIEIYNQQYWWRLLGILHETFPLLVRLFGYTDFNATIGFSYLTAHVPDHWSLNQLGDKLPLWIESHYHETDKELVLNAALMDCGYCSSFTAPIYHPLTLDELGHVLDRTLYLQPHCFIYKMNYPFFDFRKEMMTQEPEYWEENDFPNLPKEPTAYILWRDCYSNVGWIQIDPIEASVLSKFKDGISFDALCGWLGKQPKNVSDAATQKLEEWTHRWFVNEWLTTYPPSSSRKNYISI; the protein is encoded by the coding sequence ATGACAGAACAACCCACTCCCCCAAAACAACTTAAAGAACTCCAATATTGGTTCGGAAGCATCATCGCCCGTCCTGTCGATATGGACAATAATATCAATCCCCATACTCCTTCAGGAGGCACAATCGAGCAGGAAGCTGCACACTACATTCTTCCTAGCCTTACTTTAGAACCCCATCAACGCATAGAAATCTATAATCAGCAATACTGGTGGAGACTTCTAGGCATCTTGCACGAAACATTTCCCCTTCTTGTACGCCTTTTCGGCTATACCGATTTCAATGCAACAATCGGCTTTTCATATCTTACCGCCCATGTACCGGACCACTGGTCTCTCAATCAACTTGGAGATAAACTCCCTCTCTGGATAGAGTCTCACTACCATGAGACGGATAAAGAACTTGTCCTAAATGCTGCGCTAATGGACTGCGGATATTGCTCTAGCTTTACAGCTCCTATTTATCACCCCCTCACCCTCGATGAATTGGGCCATGTCCTAGATCGCACACTTTACCTTCAACCCCATTGCTTCATTTACAAAATGAACTACCCCTTCTTCGACTTCCGTAAAGAGATGATGACGCAGGAACCTGAATACTGGGAAGAAAATGATTTCCCAAACCTTCCTAAAGAACCTACAGCTTACATTCTCTGGCGCGATTGCTACTCCAACGTGGGATGGATACAAATTGATCCTATCGAAGCTTCCGTCCTAAGTAAATTTAAAGACGGCATTTCATTTGATGCGCTCTGCGGATGGCTTGGCAAGCAACCAAAAAATGTGTCTGATGCTGCAACGCAGAAACTTGAAGAATGGACCCACCGTTGGTTTGTCAATGAATGGCTGACAACCTATCCTCCATCATCCTCACGAAAAAACTATATTTCAATTTGA
- a CDS encoding potassium transporter TrkG, giving the protein MAAILLIPFMLAAYYQLHLSPVEHPQQHSTYAFLITILITLSIAAICHYFGRNVQGRLYLKESILTVVLVWVLVPALSALPFLFNHTLDSFPQAYFEMVSGYTTTGSSVLFPKKYDEQTGKEIPYHKVIEGVIPVKYEFYGTVKPIIDPANGKVLFEGVEAVGQALLFWRSFTNWLGGIGIILLFILIFPVIGVGSKVLYYTEAPGPIKDSFTPRIKENALQLFKIYCTLTVAQIFFLLITNQNLSYFDAITITFATLATGGMSTKNASIASFDNLNTEIVVMIFMILGSISFALYYYIVKGKIYKLNNPEFYLFIFIVLVSGGLCSWYIYGTLQELSIDATNQVYSWGESLRYGFFQTISAISTTGFSTANFDKWPYSAQSLILIIMNFGGMVGSTCGGLKTIRLYMLFRILQYKVESMFRPQNVRIFRIGSNEVDNLTASSVLGFFVVLVTLSIVASFLFILDGIDPETAISSTISNVNNVGFAFRMAGPTESYAFMSNFSLYLSSFLMILGRLEFYTLLAILVPAFWKENA; this is encoded by the coding sequence ATGGCAGCTATTTTGCTGATTCCATTTATGCTGGCAGCATATTACCAACTCCATTTGTCCCCTGTAGAACACCCACAGCAGCATTCCACTTATGCTTTTTTAATTACGATTCTTATTACACTCTCTATTGCAGCAATATGCCATTATTTCGGAAGGAACGTGCAGGGTAGGCTATATCTAAAGGAAAGCATTTTAACCGTCGTCCTAGTCTGGGTACTCGTTCCTGCTTTATCAGCATTGCCATTCCTTTTCAATCATACCTTGGATAGTTTCCCTCAAGCCTACTTTGAAATGGTTTCAGGCTATACAACCACCGGCTCTAGTGTACTATTTCCAAAAAAATATGACGAGCAGACTGGAAAAGAAATCCCCTATCATAAAGTGATTGAAGGTGTGATTCCTGTAAAATATGAATTTTACGGCACGGTTAAACCTATCATTGACCCTGCCAATGGAAAAGTCCTTTTTGAGGGTGTAGAAGCTGTGGGGCAAGCCTTACTATTTTGGAGGAGTTTTACTAACTGGCTGGGGGGTATCGGGATCATCTTGCTATTTATACTTATTTTCCCTGTCATAGGTGTGGGAAGCAAAGTACTCTACTATACAGAGGCTCCCGGCCCCATAAAAGACAGCTTTACGCCGCGCATTAAAGAAAACGCCTTACAATTGTTTAAAATCTATTGCACATTGACAGTTGCGCAGATCTTTTTTCTTTTGATAACTAACCAAAACCTTTCCTATTTCGATGCTATTACCATTACCTTTGCCACATTAGCGACAGGCGGTATGTCTACTAAGAACGCAAGCATTGCAAGTTTTGATAACCTCAATACCGAAATCGTCGTCATGATCTTTATGATTTTAGGAAGCATCAGCTTTGCGTTGTACTACTATATAGTAAAGGGAAAGATTTATAAATTGAATAACCCCGAATTCTACTTATTCATATTTATTGTGCTAGTCAGCGGGGGGCTTTGTTCTTGGTATATTTATGGAACGCTTCAAGAATTATCCATAGATGCAACCAACCAGGTTTACTCATGGGGCGAATCCTTAAGATATGGCTTCTTCCAAACCATATCCGCAATCTCAACGACAGGTTTTTCAACTGCGAATTTTGATAAATGGCCATATTCTGCCCAATCTCTAATCTTAATTATCATGAATTTTGGCGGTATGGTCGGCTCTACTTGCGGCGGCCTAAAAACCATCCGCCTTTACATGCTTTTCCGTATTCTTCAATATAAAGTTGAATCTATGTTCCGTCCTCAAAACGTAAGAATTTTCCGGATAGGTTCCAATGAAGTAGACAACTTAACTGCAAGCAGCGTCCTAGGTTTTTTTGTCGTCTTAGTCACTCTAAGCATTGTCGCTTCATTTTTATTTATCCTTGATGGGATAGATCCTGAAACTGCCATCTCTTCCACAATCTCCAATGTCAACAACGTCGGATTTGCTTTCCGCATGGCAGGCCCTACCGAATCCTATGCCTTCATGTCAAACTTCAGCCTATATCTATCTTCTTTCCTAATGATCTTAGGAAGATTAGAATTTTATACCTTACTTGCCATCCTAGTACCCGCCTTTTGGAAAGAAAATGCCTGA
- the trkA gene encoding Trk system potassium transporter TrkA codes for MMTIVIVGAGDVGQYIASLLSKEEHNIVLIDKNGKILQEATRYLDVATRHGSGTDWQLLDDLLELSPQLLIALTEDDEVNMVACCIAKHLGYPRTIARVRDNHFLNRMRLDFGRIFDVDYFIGPELLVAHEILKYMVSPGSIQVENFAQGAVQLRTLSIPARWNKGNVKLKDLALPAGAIVSLIRRFVPNEDNQIDETDFTLIFPHGDDVILPRDEVTLIGETPTITEIHHFFGIGSQVIKSIVIVGGSLTAINLARLLEYRPVDVKIIEKDFNTCAMLADTLPNCTIVHHDATDLDFLRSEKVGSSELLVACTRHDDTNLLCALLAQEAGCPNALIVINNTSYTPLLTTLGINYAVSPRISAANHILSQLFAGTISSLISLYDNQARVMEINVPIDSEVAGIPLSELGPLLPQDFLIVMIQNRGRIMVANGSRIISPGDTVIAITHAKHVPELQKIF; via the coding sequence ATGATGACGATAGTCATCGTCGGTGCAGGCGATGTGGGACAATATATTGCTTCACTACTCTCCAAAGAGGAGCACAATATCGTCCTAATAGATAAAAATGGAAAAATCCTTCAAGAAGCCACTCGTTATCTCGATGTTGCAACCCGGCATGGCTCGGGAACAGATTGGCAACTCCTTGACGATTTATTAGAACTTTCCCCTCAGCTTTTAATCGCCTTGACTGAAGACGATGAAGTCAATATGGTCGCTTGCTGTATCGCAAAACATCTAGGATACCCGCGCACAATAGCTCGTGTACGCGACAACCACTTTCTAAATAGAATGCGATTAGACTTTGGCCGTATCTTCGACGTCGATTATTTCATTGGACCAGAACTCCTTGTAGCCCACGAAATTCTAAAATATATGGTCAGCCCCGGGTCAATACAAGTAGAAAATTTTGCCCAAGGCGCAGTACAACTGCGCACATTGTCTATTCCGGCACGTTGGAATAAAGGCAATGTTAAACTAAAAGATCTAGCACTCCCTGCAGGAGCAATTGTAAGCTTAATTCGACGGTTTGTTCCTAATGAAGACAATCAAATCGATGAGACAGATTTCACCCTAATTTTTCCCCATGGAGATGACGTGATCCTTCCCCGTGATGAGGTGACATTGATCGGAGAAACCCCCACAATTACAGAAATCCATCATTTCTTCGGCATCGGTTCTCAAGTCATTAAATCCATTGTCATCGTAGGCGGATCCTTGACTGCGATCAATCTTGCCCGCCTTTTGGAATACAGACCTGTGGATGTAAAAATCATCGAAAAAGATTTTAATACCTGTGCCATGCTAGCTGACACATTGCCCAACTGCACCATTGTTCATCATGACGCCACCGACTTGGATTTCTTAAGGTCAGAAAAAGTGGGCTCTTCGGAACTCCTAGTTGCTTGTACACGTCATGACGACACCAATCTGCTCTGCGCTTTGCTTGCACAGGAGGCTGGCTGCCCGAATGCACTCATCGTCATCAATAACACTTCATATACACCCCTATTGACAACCCTAGGGATTAATTACGCCGTGTCTCCCCGGATCAGCGCCGCCAATCATATCCTCTCCCAACTCTTCGCTGGAACAATTTCATCTTTAATTTCCCTCTACGACAATCAAGCTAGAGTAATGGAAATCAATGTTCCTATAGATTCAGAAGTAGCGGGCATCCCCTTATCTGAACTAGGGCCGCTTCTCCCACAGGACTTCCTCATTGTAATGATCCAAAATAGAGGAAGAATCATGGTGGCAAATGGCAGCAGAATTATCTCACCCGGAGATACTGTCATTGCAATTACCCATGCGAAACATGTCCCTGAATTACAAAAGATCTTTTAA
- a CDS encoding Crp/Fnr family transcriptional regulator, with protein sequence MKMKHLSDYIQKVFPIEKNEIEAFCAKAVLRTFRKKEVFIQEGEVCRHLLFIHEGLFRYYYVLAEGDDLTKDFAVDKQNPFCTAYTSFITKEPSQIWIEALEDSSVWVWDESYVTPLFGSSPWVFFAKNMLETMYIRKEKKEFSFLRLTAEERYTQFLREFPQLSQRVPQYQIASFLGIAPESLSRIRKRR encoded by the coding sequence ATGAAAATGAAGCATCTTTCTGATTATATTCAGAAAGTCTTTCCCATTGAAAAAAATGAGATAGAGGCATTTTGTGCAAAAGCCGTTTTGCGTACATTTCGTAAAAAAGAGGTGTTTATCCAGGAAGGGGAGGTTTGCCGCCATTTGCTTTTTATTCATGAAGGACTTTTCAGATATTATTATGTGCTTGCAGAAGGGGATGATTTAACCAAAGATTTTGCGGTGGATAAGCAGAATCCTTTTTGTACGGCATATACAAGCTTTATCACTAAGGAACCCTCCCAAATTTGGATAGAGGCCTTGGAAGATTCTTCTGTTTGGGTATGGGACGAATCCTATGTTACCCCTTTGTTTGGAAGCAGTCCTTGGGTGTTTTTTGCGAAGAATATGTTGGAAACGATGTATATACGGAAAGAAAAAAAAGAGTTTTCCTTCTTAAGGTTAACTGCAGAAGAACGTTATACGCAATTTTTGCGAGAGTTTCCGCAATTATCCCAAAGAGTGCCGCAATATCAAATTGCTTCCTTTTTAGGTATCGCACCTGAATCGCTTTCAAGGATAAGAAAAAGACGCTAG
- a CDS encoding peroxiredoxin, which yields MAILVGKNAPDFQAKAVLKNTIIENFTLSQFRGKYVVLFFYPLDFTFVCPTELHAFNDALQDIKSRNAELIGCSVDSCYAHQAWLDMPRSKGGIEGLEYPLISDINKTITSDYGVLHPDGIAYRGLFLIDRQGVVRHQLVNDLPLGRSVSEAVRMLDALQAFENQGEVCPANWHKGEKGMVPTHEGLEKYIAATLPTSKKAALV from the coding sequence ATGGCCATCTTAGTGGGTAAAAATGCACCTGACTTCCAAGCTAAAGCAGTATTGAAAAATACAATCATTGAGAATTTTACCTTATCTCAATTTAGGGGAAAATATGTTGTCTTATTCTTCTATCCCCTTGACTTCACTTTTGTCTGTCCGACGGAGCTTCATGCCTTTAATGATGCTCTACAAGATATTAAGTCCCGCAATGCGGAGCTGATAGGGTGTTCCGTAGATAGCTGTTATGCACACCAAGCCTGGCTCGATATGCCGCGCTCAAAAGGCGGAATCGAAGGCTTAGAGTACCCACTGATCTCGGATATTAACAAAACGATTACTTCAGATTATGGAGTACTGCATCCGGATGGCATAGCATATAGAGGATTATTTCTCATTGACCGCCAAGGGGTAGTACGTCATCAACTCGTAAACGATTTGCCTTTAGGCAGGTCTGTTTCGGAAGCAGTCCGTATGTTAGATGCATTGCAGGCATTTGAAAACCAAGGAGAGGTTTGTCCTGCTAATTGGCATAAGGGAGAAAAAGGGATGGTGCCTACACACGAAGGTTTAGAGAAGTATATAGCAGCAACTTTGCCTACGTCAAAAAAAGCTGCGTTAGTTTAG
- the tsf gene encoding translation elongation factor Ts, whose protein sequence is MSAAVTPALIKELRERTGVGMGSCKEALVASNGSIDEAIEWLRKKGMASAVKKEGRATNEGTIVSAREGNSVAILEANAETDFVVRNERFQEFVKHTAQDAAKNHVTSLETLMALPYSKDNSLTVDQQRATLIQAIGENIQIRRLHLFSLDNNASVGVYSHQNGKLLTAVVIQGSAGEDDLAREIAMHTAAAAPEFLKPEEVPADVIQKEREIAASQMQGKPANIVDKIVEGKLNAYYDAICLLRQKFIKDDSKTIQQLVEERAKQTGKPLQVSAFIRWNVGG, encoded by the coding sequence ATGTCAGCTGCTGTTACTCCTGCACTTATTAAAGAATTGCGTGAGCGTACCGGAGTCGGTATGGGTTCTTGCAAAGAAGCCCTAGTCGCTTCTAATGGCAGCATCGACGAAGCGATTGAATGGCTCCGTAAGAAAGGTATGGCCTCCGCTGTAAAAAAAGAAGGCCGTGCGACTAACGAAGGCACTATCGTATCCGCTCGTGAAGGCAACTCTGTTGCCATCCTGGAAGCGAATGCTGAGACCGACTTCGTCGTCCGCAACGAGCGTTTCCAAGAATTTGTCAAGCATACAGCACAAGACGCAGCGAAAAATCATGTTACCTCCCTGGAAACACTGATGGCATTGCCTTACTCCAAAGACAATAGCCTGACAGTGGACCAACAAAGAGCAACATTGATCCAAGCTATCGGTGAGAATATCCAAATTCGCCGTCTGCACCTGTTTTCCTTGGACAATAACGCATCCGTCGGCGTGTACTCGCATCAAAACGGCAAACTCCTAACGGCTGTTGTCATTCAAGGCAGCGCAGGCGAAGATGATTTAGCACGTGAAATAGCTATGCATACAGCCGCAGCAGCTCCCGAGTTTTTAAAACCGGAAGAAGTCCCGGCCGACGTCATCCAAAAAGAACGTGAAATTGCAGCTTCCCAAATGCAAGGGAAGCCAGCTAATATCGTAGACAAGATCGTAGAAGGCAAACTAAACGCCTATTATGATGCAATCTGCTTGCTACGCCAAAAGTTCATTAAAGATGACAGTAAAACAATTCAGCAACTTGTGGAAGAGCGTGCCAAACAAACAGGCAAGCCACTACAAGTAAGCGCTTTCATTCGTTGGAATGTAGGCGGCTAA